A part of Rhopalosiphum maidis isolate BTI-1 chromosome 3, ASM367621v3, whole genome shotgun sequence genomic DNA contains:
- the LOC113557771 gene encoding uncharacterized protein LOC113557771 translates to MDDMYLDVTAEYTDDCKITQIEYHSFLPYSTSALSNNDEVRIALHNTESYTLPCESYIYIEGTITKPTEITEEIRFINNGLSFLFSEMKYEINGTQIQKLVNPGISTTLKGYCSYNKSNIISHHNAAWDSDIKNANKDFIDSGNFNGCINLKDLASIDMNAVKQFKNNEIVDAPKLKDVKINITKILWRMPIVKVSDREKIRLLKVINNQKPLTCAFRSWELCEYPFLPQNTSHSWKVKTSNKLENPRYVIIGFQTDRKNSSSKAMSFFDHCKIKNVKVYLNSEVFPYEDFQSDFTKNKMATLYHAYTEFQKSYYGYNDVTPLLNRSDFKNLSPIIVVDMSRQNDNVKMSTVDLRIELEVDEAFSSATSAYCLILHDQIITYNPFNGEVRTL, encoded by the exons ATGGATGATATGTATTTAGATGTCACGGCTGAATACACCGATGATTGTAAAATAACTCAAATTGAATATCATTCATTTTTACCTTATTCAACATCTGCCCTCTCCAATAACGATGAAGTACGTATTGCTTTACATAACACAGAGTCTTATACTTTACCATGTGAGAGTTATATTTACATCGAGGGTACAATAACCAAACCTACAGAAATAACTGAAgaaattagatttataaacAATGGACTGTCATTTCTTTTCTCTgaaatgaaatatgaaataaacggtactcaaattcaaaaacttgTTAACCCAGGTATTTCGACTACATTAAAAGGATATTGttcgtataataaatcaaatattatatcgcaTCATAACGCTGCCTGGGatagtgatattaaaaatgccAATAAAGATTTTATCGACAGCGGTAATTTTAACGGGTGTATTAATCTTAAAGATTT agcATCGATCGATATGAATGCtgttaaacagtttaaaaataatgaaatagtaGACGCTCCTAAACTAAAAgacgttaaaataaacataacaaaaatattgtggaGAATGCCTATAGTGAAAGTGAGTGATAGAGAAAAAATACGACTGTTGAAAGTAATCAACAATCAGAAACCTCTAACATGTGCGTTTAGATCGTGGGAACTGTGTGAATATCCGTTTTTACCTCAAAACACTTCGCATTCGTGGAAAGTAAAGACATCTAACAAATTAGAAAACCCTAGATATGTCATAATCGGTTTTCAAACCGATAGGAAAAATAGCTCGAGTAAAGCAATGTCATTTTTcgatcattgtaaaattaaaaacgtaaagGTCTATTTAAACTCTGAAGTATTCCCATATGAAGATTTCCAAAGCGACTTTACTAAGAACAAGATGGCTACATTATATCACGCATATACCGAGTTCCAGAAATCATACTATGGTTATAACGATGTGACACCTCTATTGAACCGTTCGGATTTCAAAAATCTTTCTCCAATTATTGTTGTCGACATGAGTCGGCAGAACGACAACGTGAAAATGTCAACCGTAGACCTCAGGATTGAACTTGAAGTTGATGAAGCGTTCTCATCTGCTACTTCagcatattgtttaatattacatgatcaaattataacttataatccaTTTAATGGAGAAGTAAGAaccttgtaa
- the LOC113558424 gene encoding LOW QUALITY PROTEIN: uncharacterized protein LOC113558424 (The sequence of the model RefSeq protein was modified relative to this genomic sequence to represent the inferred CDS: inserted 1 base in 1 codon), with protein MASGLSTLAKNLVTPGLENFRETAKVFDEVDMSLVTRKGIYPYEYTDGWKRLDEVRLPRKKEFYSTLNESGIKEEEYDHAKAVWDHFGCKTLGEYSDLYLKIDVLLLADVFENFRDVCMKTYNLDAAYYFTAPGLSFDAMMKFTGQKLQLLTDYDMLLMFEDGIRGGLVQASMRYAKANNIKTPDYDKTKDKSWLIYQDCNNLYGWAMSQYMPYGNFNWVESNLNGLSKMSPTSDKGRVYEVDISYPQHLHDHHNDLPFLPQNGIPPGSKVKKLMATFQQKRNYIIHYRNLQQAIENGLIVDKVHRVLEFSQSAWLADYINLNTEMRKKAKNDFEKDFFKLMNNAVFGKTMQLKRKEMKMELVSCERRLQRLINKTTFKHTTRYSENLNAVALENKIIKFDKPIYIGFAVLDISKTMMYDYHYNVMKKHYTDNIKVMYTDTDSLIYFIKTDDFYKDLLDNSNLMDXLDTADLPPIHPCYTTARKKVPGFFSDEVKGHTMTEFCALRAKSYAYNKNAGEENAVRDKDDKDKVDGENIKAKGVRQYVVKNHMTLEEHRRCLFDEGRVEAYKDNISIRSFKHQLMTIKTKKLTYNNYDDKRVVLIDKIHTLAHGHYRKTNLEKLRSGQNLILR; from the exons ATGGCATCAGGACTGTCAACTCTAGCCAAAAATCTTGTGACACCGGGTCTAGAGAACTTCAGAGAGACCGCTAAAGTTTTCGATGAAGTCGATATGTCACTCGTGACTCGGAAGGGGATTTACCCGTACGAGTACACGGATGGATGGAAGCGGTTAGATGAAGTAAGACTACCTAGGAAGAAAGAATTTTATAGCACGTTAAATGAGTCGGGAATAAAGGAAGAGGAATATGATCACGCGAAGGCGGTCTGGGACCACTTCGGTTGTAAGACGTTGGGCGAGTACAGtgatttgtatttgaaaatcgACGTTTTGTTGTTGGCAGACGTCTTTGAGAATTTTCGCGATGTCTGTATGAAAACGTATAACCTTGATGCCGCTTACTACTTTACCGCACCTGGGCTGAGCTTTGACGCAATGATGAAATTTACAGGTCAAAAGTTGCAGCTGTTGACTGATTATGACATGTTATTGATGTTTGAGGATG gtattcgtGGTGGATTAGTACAGGCAAGCATGAGGTACGCGAAGGCGAATAATATAAAGACCCCAGACTATGACAAGACTAAGGATAAATCTTGGTTGATATATCAAgact gtaataatctCTATGGTTGGGCTATGAGTCAGTACATGCCATACGGTAACTTCAACTGGGTTGAATCCAACCTGAACGGACTGAGCAAGATGTCACCAACGTCAGATAAAGGACGAGTATACGAAGTCGATATCTCATACCCACAACACTTACACGATCATCATAACGATCTACCTTTCCTACCACAAAACGGTATACCACCAGGTTCGaaggtaaaaaaattgatggcAACGTTTCAGCAGAAgaggaattatattattcattataggaACCTGCAGCAGGCAATTGAAAATGGGTTGATAGttgataaa gtacatAGAGTTTTAGAGTTCAGTCAGTCTGCATGGTTAGCAGATTACATTAACTTAAACACTGAAATGAGAAAGAAGGCAAAGAATGACTTTGAGAAGgactttttcaaattaatgaaCAACGCAGTATTTG ggaAGACTATGCAATTGAAAAGGAAAGAAATGAAGATGGAGTTAGTGTCGTGTGAGAGACGATTACAAagacttattaataaaacgacATTTAAGCATACGACTAGGTATAGTGAAAACCTGAACGCTGTCGCActggaaaacaaaataataaaatttgataaacctATCTATATTG gattTGCTGTACTTGACATCTCCAAGACGATGATGTacgattatcattataatgttatgaaaaaacattatactgATAATATCAAGGTTATGTATACTGACacag ATTCAttgatatactttattaaaaccgatgatttttataaagacTTACTTGACAACTCCAACTTGATGG GACTGGATACGGCGGACTTACCTCCTATCCACCCGTGCTACACTACAGCTAGGAAAAAGGTGCCAGGCTTTTTCTCAGACGAGGTAAAAGGACATACGATGACCGAGTTTTGCGCACTACGTGCAAAATCATACGCGTACAACAAAAATGCAGGAGAAGAGAATGCGGTGAGAGATAAGGACGATAAGGATAAAGTTGATGGAGAAAATATCAAGGCTAAGGGAGTAAGACAGTATGTGGTTAAAAACCATATGACGTTGGAGGAACATAGAAGGTGTTTGTTTGATGAAGGTAGAGTGGAGgcatataaagataatatatcaatCAGATCGTTCAAACACCAGCTCatgacaataaaaacaaaaaagttaaCATACAACAATTATGACGACAAGCGAGTGGTAttgattgataaaatacatacctTAGCTCATGGACATTACA ggaAGACGAACCTGGAGAAGCTGAGGAGTGGTCAGAACTTGATTTTGAGGTAG